A region of the Pirellulales bacterium genome:
CGGCCATTTGTTTCCGGGACTTGCGGTCGCGACCGAATTGGCGGGTCTCCGCTGCGCGCCGCGAATCACATTCGCCGGCAGCGGCAAGGCATTTGAACGACGCCTCGTTGCGGCCGCCGGATTTGACTATTTGCCGATTCCCTGCGCGCCGATGAAATTTAGCCCGCGAGGGATGATGCGGTTTCTGGCCGGCAATCTTTCCGGCTACCGCAAGTCGCGGCGGTTCATTCGTCGGCAACGGACGGCGCTGGTGGTTGGACTGGGCGGTTACGCGAGCGTGCCGATGGCCCGCGCGGCCACCGCGCTCGACGTTCCACTCGTATTGCTCGAACAAAACGCGTTTCCAGGCAAGGCCACTCGCTGGCTGGCGCCGCGCGCCGAACTGATCTGCACGGCTTATGAGACCACGCGCGCGCATCTTCCTCACACTTGTCCCGTGCGTGTCACCGGCAATCCGATTCGCGCCGGCTTTCAACCGCGCCGACGCCGCAAACCGGCGCCCTTGGGAACCCCGATTCCCGCGCCGCGCCAATTGCTCGTGCTCGGCGGCAGCAATGGGGCACGATCGCTGAATCACTTCGTTCCGCGCGCGCTCTATAAACTGCGCGATCGGCTGATCGGCTGGAGTATCATTCACCAAACCGGCCCCAGCAGCGCCGAGGCGACCCAGGAGTTGTACCGCAAATTCGCGCTCGATGCCCAAGTCACAACTTTCGTACAGAACCTGCCGGACGTGCTCCGCGAGAGCGACATGGTCGTCTGCCGCGCCGGCGCAACGACGCTGGCCGAAATCGCGGCGACTGCCGTGCCAGCGGTGATGATTCCCTATCCGCGCGCCACCGACGACCACCAGCGACTTAACGCGGAACCGTTCGTCGCTTGCGGCGCGGCAAGAATGATCGACGAACGCACCATCGCGGGGCGATTGGACGACGAGTTGCAGGGCGTGCTCAACGAACTCATCATTCATCCGAATCAGCGGCAATCCATGGCGCTTGCCATGTACGAACTCGCCCGTCCGGACGCCGCCTGGCAAGTGGCGATGATGGTGTACGACTTGATTGGCCGCGGAATGGCTCGCAAGGTGGCGTAGCGCGCGATCCGATGTAGAAGCGGGGCCATCGAACCGCTTTCCAACAGTCGCTGCTCGAATTCGAAACTCGCGC
Encoded here:
- the murG gene encoding undecaprenyldiphospho-muramoylpentapeptide beta-N-acetylglucosaminyltransferase produces the protein MSQSLFHIVFAGGGTAGHLFPGLAVATELAGLRCAPRITFAGSGKAFERRLVAAAGFDYLPIPCAPMKFSPRGMMRFLAGNLSGYRKSRRFIRRQRTALVVGLGGYASVPMARAATALDVPLVLLEQNAFPGKATRWLAPRAELICTAYETTRAHLPHTCPVRVTGNPIRAGFQPRRRRKPAPLGTPIPAPRQLLVLGGSNGARSLNHFVPRALYKLRDRLIGWSIIHQTGPSSAEATQELYRKFALDAQVTTFVQNLPDVLRESDMVVCRAGATTLAEIAATAVPAVMIPYPRATDDHQRLNAEPFVACGAARMIDERTIAGRLDDELQGVLNELIIHPNQRQSMALAMYELARPDAAWQVAMMVYDLIGRGMARKVA